A stretch of DNA from Scleropages formosus chromosome 13, fSclFor1.1, whole genome shotgun sequence:
TTTAGTGTGCAGTGTAAAGGTTaaactgtttttcttcacatggtttaaataaataaatcactgtgtttcctgggacaggctccagaccaccgcaagGGTGaacaggataagcagttattgagaaTAGATGGATGAATAGATAGGTGTATGgctgtgttaaataaatgaaattgagCTGAACATGAATAGTGGAATACATGCAGACTGTGAGACACATTCAGTTCTATGTTGGAACACAAACAagcatagatagatagatagatagatagatagatagatagatgtgaCTGAAGTACACCTGTCTGATTTTAGGAAAGCAATTGCCATGACCACAGATACAAACCAGTGGAGCACGGGCATCTTTGACTGCTTTGATGACAAACCTGAATGTAAGTGTTTTTTACTCTGTGTGCACATTATTTCATGTCCATATTACCATACTTCTAGGTTGTCTCATGCCGCATTCCTCTGTATCCCTAGGCATCTATGCTTTCTTTTGTTTGCCCTGCTTCGCGTGTAACACATCAGGGAAGTTTGGCCAATCCCCCTGGTTGCCGATCCTAGACTACTTTGGATCTGTGCCACCGATCGCTCTGCATACAAGGTTTTTCATGCGTCAGCGCTATGGAATCCAGGTAGgagcaaacagaagaaaaaacttgatttttttttcttttttatattcctAGTCATCCACTCTGTCAGCATTATCAGCGAgtccttttaatttatttttgatttttagcctctttgtgtctttgtgtactAAAGCCTGACATGTTTTGCATCTGATGTCAGGTCATCACACAGCATCTATGCATTGTTGTTGTTG
This window harbors:
- the LOC108929691 gene encoding cornifelin-like encodes the protein MTTDTNQWSTGIFDCFDDKPECIYAFFCLPCFACNTSGKFGQSPWLPILDYFGSVPPIALHTRFFMRQRYGIQGSIWEDCLYSTFCYPCVWCQMSREMKHHQ